The proteins below come from a single Branchiostoma floridae strain S238N-H82 chromosome 5, Bfl_VNyyK, whole genome shotgun sequence genomic window:
- the LOC118415524 gene encoding uncharacterized protein LOC118415524 yields the protein MCDEGWAGINCEQGPPTFLFELTISNVEFTEELNEPTSQTFTSLASELSETIWSSLNKSHVGADVINIVITSFRKGSVVADYYIQLRQSTEVTDREIQETLRSALRNSTDLNHSLEIQLESICVKVDGVSTCKDDGSPQWPPWATYAIAGCAGLAVLATLALIVSRVHKSGRFSWELEQQSDRGDLGGGSNMPETNHHMNPLYNISSNSAAYDLEDDGGTDGGT from the exons ATGTGTGATGAAGGATGGGCTGGAATCAACTGTGAACAAG GTCCACCCACATTCTTGTTCGAACTGACCATCTCCAATGTGGAATTTACGGAGGAACTCAACGAGCCAACTTCTCAAACTTTCACATCACTCGCATCTGAGCTATCAGAAACA ATCTGGTCTTCGCTGAACAAGAGCCATGTTGGAGCTGACGTCATTAACATCGTCATCACCAGTTTCCGTAAGGGAAGTGTGGTAGCAGATTACTACATTCAGTTACGTCAGAGTACAGAGGTCACTGACAGGGAGATACAAGAAACACTTAGATCCGCTCTGAGGAACAGCACGGACTTAAACCACTCTTTAGAAATACAACTTGAGTCAAT ATGTGTGAAGGTGGACGGAGTCAGCACGTGTAAAGATGACGGGTCGCCACAGTGGCCACCGTGGGCAACATACGCCATTGCAGGGTGTGCAGGTCTGGCCGTCTTGGCTACCTTAGCCTTGATAGTCAGTAGAGTCCATAAAAG TGGTAGATTCTCGTGGGAGTTAGAGCAACAGAGCGACAGAGGCGACCTTGGCGGTGGATCCAACATGCC ggaAACCAACCATCACATGAACCCCCTTTATAACAT ATCAAGCAATTCTGCGGCATATGATCTCGAGGATGATGGTGGCACAGACGGTGGTACATAA